A single genomic interval of Candidatus Desulfatibia profunda harbors:
- a CDS encoding PglZ domain-containing protein, which yields MNIKCFIQDQILLPRLKKSGVLAVYDPDHLYHELCLDMATEKIRVIDTSESSIESREESLKTLRSLGNSKELEGMLVYVPAKAPLSDEEKQVDPFSIYSACGSVFPDGAGDEYMHLCLKAKPDHSTEIRRIFKENPLPTFAVIDALGGGSGWPNLQVILGVESARDILFALLVPSDRQKDSLKENETWVSEAKELFDTCIGLKLITRGKTWSSIGDELWRFLLYSEFVFDLPESLPDSLSNVPRAPEEAKHLVEDLCDRLRNDRRTQSVYIDRA from the coding sequence ATGAATATTAAATGTTTTATTCAAGATCAAATACTGTTGCCTCGCCTTAAGAAAAGCGGTGTGTTGGCTGTATATGACCCAGATCATCTATACCATGAGCTATGTTTGGACATGGCAACGGAAAAAATACGGGTTATTGATACCAGTGAGAGTAGCATCGAGAGCCGAGAAGAATCCCTGAAAACACTCCGCTCATTAGGCAACTCTAAAGAATTAGAAGGTATGCTGGTTTATGTGCCGGCCAAAGCACCTTTATCTGACGAAGAAAAACAAGTTGATCCTTTTTCTATATATTCTGCCTGTGGCAGTGTTTTTCCGGATGGTGCCGGTGATGAATACATGCATTTATGCCTGAAGGCAAAGCCTGATCACAGCACTGAAATCAGAAGAATTTTCAAGGAAAACCCATTACCGACTTTTGCGGTTATTGATGCATTGGGTGGTGGGTCGGGATGGCCAAATCTTCAGGTAATTTTAGGCGTTGAATCAGCCAGGGATATCCTTTTTGCCTTATTGGTACCATCTGATCGACAAAAAGATTCATTGAAGGAAAATGAAACCTGGGTATCTGAGGCCAAGGAGCTATTTGATACATGCATTGGGTTAAAGCTGATCACCCGTGGTAAAACCTGGTCGTCCATTGGCGACGAATTGTGGCGCTTTCTGCTTTACAGCGAATTTGTTTTTGATCTGCCGGAGTCATTACCTGACTCTCTATCTAATGTTCCGCGAGCACCGGAGGAAGCCAAGCATTTGGTGGAGGATCTATGTGATCGGCTTCGAAACGATCGACGAACTCAATCAGTTTATATAGACAGAGC